In Odontesthes bonariensis isolate fOdoBon6 chromosome 9, fOdoBon6.hap1, whole genome shotgun sequence, the following proteins share a genomic window:
- the clasrp gene encoding CLK4-associating serine/arginine rich protein isoform X2, with protein MWQEARKHERKLRGMMVDYKRRGERRREYYEKIKKDPAQFLQVHGRSYKINLDPAVALAAESPANMMPWQGDANNMIDRFDVRAHLDYIPTYTPPLLSTSTPEQEMEERKCNYERYRGLVQNDFANISEEQCLYQIYLDELYGGLSKPNEDEKKKLAEKRATIGYTYEDSAVQEPDPQSDKDEDNSENSESEEDEGIPDIDVEVDVDELNQEQLLDLNKMATPYGMAEGDFVRMLKKDKEEVEAIKHAKALEAEKAMYSGRRSRRQRREFREKRLKGRQISPPSYARRDSPTYDPYKRPESESSSESRSRSRSPAPEKITFITSYGGSEDESGAATQAAAPHAGHAPTSLQHSAGHSRGSRRRRSSSSRSPSSSSRSSSRSSSRSSSRSRRARRGRGRRDGRRSRSHSRSRRRSRSHSRGRGGNGGAGSWRRRDRTRSRSNDRDRDRDRERERERERERDRARERDRERDRDRDRRRYSARRRTRSRSSSRQGGSTRRGARSSGGHRRGDSGSRSPYQSPSQLPHSPSPAHTGSQPSATTVSDKLRKPDTPGGKETGAAKLKMTPQERLKLRMQKALNKQSKADKKAAQVKIQQQESKRQEREGELRAMARKIRMKERERREKERDEWERQYGRQSHSPSPSKYGRESNSYKRSRSRSRSLSRSRSPPYKY; from the exons ATGTGGCAGGAAGCCCGCAAACACGAGCGCAAGCTCCGTGGCATGATGGTAGACTACAAGCGCCGTGGTGAGCGACGGCGAGAGTACTACGAGAAGATA aaaaaagaTCCAGCCCAGTTTCTACAGGTTCACGGTCGATCCTACAAGATCAACCTGGATCCTGCTGTGGCGCTGGCTGCAGAAAGCCCCGCAAATAT GATGCCATGGCAAGGAGATGCCAACAACATGATTGACAGATTTGATGTACGAGCTCACCTGGACTACATCCCCACCTACACCCCCCCTCTGCTCAGCACATC CACACCAGAACAGGAGATGGAGGAGAGGAAGTGTAATTATGAGCGCTATCGAGGTTTAGTACAGAATGACTTTGCCAACA TCTCAGAGGAGCAGTGTTTATACCAGATCTACCTGGACGAGCTCTACGGTGGCCTGTCGAAGCCAAATGAGGATGAGAAGAAAAA ACTGGCAGAGAAGAGAGCAACGATTGGTTACACGTATGAAGACAGCGCCGTGCAGGAGCCCGATCCGCAGTCCGACAAAGACGAAGATAATTCCGAGAACAGTGAATCCGAAGAGGACGAAGGCATCCCTGATATCG ATGTGGAGGTTGACGTTGACGAACTGAACCAGGAACAGCTGCTGGATCTAAATAAAATGGCAACTCCGTATGGAATGGCTGAAGGAGACTTTGTCAG GATGTTGAAGAAGGACAAGGAGGAAGTGGAAGCCATTAAACACGCCAAAGCCCTGGAGGCAGAGAAGGCCATGTACTCT GGCCGTCGCTCTcgcagacagaggagagaatTCAGAGAGAAGAGGCTAAAAGGTAGACAGATCAGCCCACCCAG CTATGCCAGAAGAGACAGTCCAACATATGACCCTTACAAACG GCCAGAATCAGAATCCAGCTCAGAATCCCGGTCACGATCTCGTTCTCCTGCCCCGGAGAAGATCACGTTCATCACCAGCTACGGAGGCAGCGAGGATGAATCTGGAGCAGCGACACAAGCTGCCGCTCCTCACGCTGGCCACGCCCCCACCAGCTTGCAGCACTCTGCAGGTCATAGCAGGGGCTCCCG GAGGCGAAGGTCATCCTCCAGTCGctccccttcctcctcctctcgcTCGTCATCTAGGTCTTCCTCTCGCTCATCTTCCCGTTCACGCCGAGCCCGGCGAGGACGTGGGAGAAGAGATGGGCGCCGCTCCCGGAGTCACTCTCGGTCGAGGCGGCGTTCCAGATCTCACTCCCGAGGCAGAGGAGGAAATGGAGGGGCTGGATCCTGGAGGAGACGTGACCGGACAAGATCGCGGTCTaatgacagagacagagaccgagaccgggagagggagagggagagggaaagGGAGAGGGACAGAGCAAGAGAACGAGACAGAGAACGTGACCGGGACAGGGACAGGAGACGATATTCAGCTCGCAGACGAACGAG GTCCCGATCCAGCTCACGGCAGGGCGGCAGTACGAGGCGAGGGGCTCGGAGCAGTGGAGGACATCGCCGTGGAGACAGTGGTAGTCGAAGTCCCTATCAGTCTCCCAGCCAACTGCCCCACAGTCCTTCCCCTGCTCACACAGGGTCCCAGCCTTCTGCCACCACCGTCTCTGACAAGCTGAGAAA GCCTGACACTCCGGGTGGTAAAGAGACGGGAGCTGCCAAA CTCAAGATGACCCCACAGGAGCGACTGAAGCTACGAATGCAGAAGGCGCTCAACAAGCAGT CCAAGGCGGATAAGAAAGCCGCTCAGGTGAAAATCCAGCAGCAGGAAAGCAAAcggcag GAGCGCGAAGGAGAGCTGCGAGCCATGGCACGCAAGATCCGTATGAA GGAACGTGAGCGGCGTGAGAAAGAAAGGGATGAGTGGGAAAGACAGTATGGGCGACAGAGTCACTCACCTTCACCCTCCAAATATG GCCGAGAAAGCAACTCATACAAAAG GTCTCGGTCTCGGTCGCGGTCTCTGTCTCGGTCGAGGAGTCCACCTTACAAATATTGA
- the clasrp gene encoding CLK4-associating serine/arginine rich protein isoform X1, protein MWQEARKHERKLRGMMVDYKRRGERRREYYEKIKKDPAQFLQVHGRSYKINLDPAVALAAESPANMMPWQGDANNMIDRFDVRAHLDYIPTYTPPLLSTSTPEQEMEERKCNYERYRGLVQNDFANISEEQCLYQIYLDELYGGLSKPNEDEKKKLAEKRATIGYTYEDSAVQEPDPQSDKDEDNSENSESEEDEGIPDIDVEVDVDELNQEQLLDLNKMATPYGMAEGDFVRMLKKDKEEVEAIKHAKALEAEKAMYSGRRSRRQRREFREKRLKGRQISPPSYARRDSPTYDPYKRPESESSSESRSRSRSPAPEKITFITSYGGSEDESGAATQAAAPHAGHAPTSLQHSAGHSRGSRRRRSSSSRSPSSSSRSSSRSSSRSSSRSRRARRGRGRRDGRRSRSHSRSRRRSRSHSRGRGGNGGAGSWRRRDRTRSRSNDRDRDRDRERERERERERDRARERDRERDRDRDRRRYSARRRTRSRSSSRQGGSTRRGARSSGGHRRGDSGSRSPYQSPSQLPHSPSPAHTGSQPSATTVSDKLRKPDTPGGKETGAAKLKMTPQERLKLRMQKALNKQSKADKKAAQVKIQQQESKRQEREGELRAMARKIRMKERERREKERDEWERQYGRQSHSPSPSKYGRESNSYKRRSRSRSRSLSRSRSPPYKY, encoded by the exons ATGTGGCAGGAAGCCCGCAAACACGAGCGCAAGCTCCGTGGCATGATGGTAGACTACAAGCGCCGTGGTGAGCGACGGCGAGAGTACTACGAGAAGATA aaaaaagaTCCAGCCCAGTTTCTACAGGTTCACGGTCGATCCTACAAGATCAACCTGGATCCTGCTGTGGCGCTGGCTGCAGAAAGCCCCGCAAATAT GATGCCATGGCAAGGAGATGCCAACAACATGATTGACAGATTTGATGTACGAGCTCACCTGGACTACATCCCCACCTACACCCCCCCTCTGCTCAGCACATC CACACCAGAACAGGAGATGGAGGAGAGGAAGTGTAATTATGAGCGCTATCGAGGTTTAGTACAGAATGACTTTGCCAACA TCTCAGAGGAGCAGTGTTTATACCAGATCTACCTGGACGAGCTCTACGGTGGCCTGTCGAAGCCAAATGAGGATGAGAAGAAAAA ACTGGCAGAGAAGAGAGCAACGATTGGTTACACGTATGAAGACAGCGCCGTGCAGGAGCCCGATCCGCAGTCCGACAAAGACGAAGATAATTCCGAGAACAGTGAATCCGAAGAGGACGAAGGCATCCCTGATATCG ATGTGGAGGTTGACGTTGACGAACTGAACCAGGAACAGCTGCTGGATCTAAATAAAATGGCAACTCCGTATGGAATGGCTGAAGGAGACTTTGTCAG GATGTTGAAGAAGGACAAGGAGGAAGTGGAAGCCATTAAACACGCCAAAGCCCTGGAGGCAGAGAAGGCCATGTACTCT GGCCGTCGCTCTcgcagacagaggagagaatTCAGAGAGAAGAGGCTAAAAGGTAGACAGATCAGCCCACCCAG CTATGCCAGAAGAGACAGTCCAACATATGACCCTTACAAACG GCCAGAATCAGAATCCAGCTCAGAATCCCGGTCACGATCTCGTTCTCCTGCCCCGGAGAAGATCACGTTCATCACCAGCTACGGAGGCAGCGAGGATGAATCTGGAGCAGCGACACAAGCTGCCGCTCCTCACGCTGGCCACGCCCCCACCAGCTTGCAGCACTCTGCAGGTCATAGCAGGGGCTCCCG GAGGCGAAGGTCATCCTCCAGTCGctccccttcctcctcctctcgcTCGTCATCTAGGTCTTCCTCTCGCTCATCTTCCCGTTCACGCCGAGCCCGGCGAGGACGTGGGAGAAGAGATGGGCGCCGCTCCCGGAGTCACTCTCGGTCGAGGCGGCGTTCCAGATCTCACTCCCGAGGCAGAGGAGGAAATGGAGGGGCTGGATCCTGGAGGAGACGTGACCGGACAAGATCGCGGTCTaatgacagagacagagaccgagaccgggagagggagagggagagggaaagGGAGAGGGACAGAGCAAGAGAACGAGACAGAGAACGTGACCGGGACAGGGACAGGAGACGATATTCAGCTCGCAGACGAACGAG GTCCCGATCCAGCTCACGGCAGGGCGGCAGTACGAGGCGAGGGGCTCGGAGCAGTGGAGGACATCGCCGTGGAGACAGTGGTAGTCGAAGTCCCTATCAGTCTCCCAGCCAACTGCCCCACAGTCCTTCCCCTGCTCACACAGGGTCCCAGCCTTCTGCCACCACCGTCTCTGACAAGCTGAGAAA GCCTGACACTCCGGGTGGTAAAGAGACGGGAGCTGCCAAA CTCAAGATGACCCCACAGGAGCGACTGAAGCTACGAATGCAGAAGGCGCTCAACAAGCAGT CCAAGGCGGATAAGAAAGCCGCTCAGGTGAAAATCCAGCAGCAGGAAAGCAAAcggcag GAGCGCGAAGGAGAGCTGCGAGCCATGGCACGCAAGATCCGTATGAA GGAACGTGAGCGGCGTGAGAAAGAAAGGGATGAGTGGGAAAGACAGTATGGGCGACAGAGTCACTCACCTTCACCCTCCAAATATG GCCGAGAAAGCAACTCATACAAAAG AAGGTCTCGGTCTCGGTCGCGGTCTCTGTCTCGGTCGAGGAGTCCACCTTACAAATATTGA
- the clasrp gene encoding CLK4-associating serine/arginine rich protein isoform X3 — protein sequence MWQEARKHERKLRGMMVDYKRRGERRREYYEKIKKDPAQFLQVHGRSYKINLDPAVALAAESPANMMPWQGDANNMIDRFDVRAHLDYIPTYTPPLLSTSTPEQEMEERKCNYERYRGLVQNDFANISEEQCLYQIYLDELYGGLSKPNEDEKKKLAEKRATIGYTYEDSAVQEPDPQSDKDEDNSENSESEEDEGIPDIDVEVDVDELNQEQLLDLNKMATPYGMAEGDFVRMLKKDKEEVEAIKHAKALEAEKAMYSGRRSRRQRREFREKRLKGRQISPPSYARRDSPTYDPYKRPESESSSESRSRSRSPAPEKITFITSYGGSEDESGAATQAAAPHAGHAPTSLQHSAGHSRGSRRRRSSSSRSPSSSSRSSSRSSSRSSSRSRRARRGRGRRDGRRSRSHSRSRRRSRSHSRGRGGNGGAGSWRRRDRTRSRSNDRDRDRDRERERERERERDRARERDRERDRDRDRRRYSARRRTRSRSSSRQGGSTRRGARSSGGHRRGDSGSRSPYQSPSQLPHSPSPAHTGSQPSATTVSDKLRKPDTPGGKETGAAKVTQDDPTGATEATNAEGAQQAVQGG from the exons ATGTGGCAGGAAGCCCGCAAACACGAGCGCAAGCTCCGTGGCATGATGGTAGACTACAAGCGCCGTGGTGAGCGACGGCGAGAGTACTACGAGAAGATA aaaaaagaTCCAGCCCAGTTTCTACAGGTTCACGGTCGATCCTACAAGATCAACCTGGATCCTGCTGTGGCGCTGGCTGCAGAAAGCCCCGCAAATAT GATGCCATGGCAAGGAGATGCCAACAACATGATTGACAGATTTGATGTACGAGCTCACCTGGACTACATCCCCACCTACACCCCCCCTCTGCTCAGCACATC CACACCAGAACAGGAGATGGAGGAGAGGAAGTGTAATTATGAGCGCTATCGAGGTTTAGTACAGAATGACTTTGCCAACA TCTCAGAGGAGCAGTGTTTATACCAGATCTACCTGGACGAGCTCTACGGTGGCCTGTCGAAGCCAAATGAGGATGAGAAGAAAAA ACTGGCAGAGAAGAGAGCAACGATTGGTTACACGTATGAAGACAGCGCCGTGCAGGAGCCCGATCCGCAGTCCGACAAAGACGAAGATAATTCCGAGAACAGTGAATCCGAAGAGGACGAAGGCATCCCTGATATCG ATGTGGAGGTTGACGTTGACGAACTGAACCAGGAACAGCTGCTGGATCTAAATAAAATGGCAACTCCGTATGGAATGGCTGAAGGAGACTTTGTCAG GATGTTGAAGAAGGACAAGGAGGAAGTGGAAGCCATTAAACACGCCAAAGCCCTGGAGGCAGAGAAGGCCATGTACTCT GGCCGTCGCTCTcgcagacagaggagagaatTCAGAGAGAAGAGGCTAAAAGGTAGACAGATCAGCCCACCCAG CTATGCCAGAAGAGACAGTCCAACATATGACCCTTACAAACG GCCAGAATCAGAATCCAGCTCAGAATCCCGGTCACGATCTCGTTCTCCTGCCCCGGAGAAGATCACGTTCATCACCAGCTACGGAGGCAGCGAGGATGAATCTGGAGCAGCGACACAAGCTGCCGCTCCTCACGCTGGCCACGCCCCCACCAGCTTGCAGCACTCTGCAGGTCATAGCAGGGGCTCCCG GAGGCGAAGGTCATCCTCCAGTCGctccccttcctcctcctctcgcTCGTCATCTAGGTCTTCCTCTCGCTCATCTTCCCGTTCACGCCGAGCCCGGCGAGGACGTGGGAGAAGAGATGGGCGCCGCTCCCGGAGTCACTCTCGGTCGAGGCGGCGTTCCAGATCTCACTCCCGAGGCAGAGGAGGAAATGGAGGGGCTGGATCCTGGAGGAGACGTGACCGGACAAGATCGCGGTCTaatgacagagacagagaccgagaccgggagagggagagggagagggaaagGGAGAGGGACAGAGCAAGAGAACGAGACAGAGAACGTGACCGGGACAGGGACAGGAGACGATATTCAGCTCGCAGACGAACGAG GTCCCGATCCAGCTCACGGCAGGGCGGCAGTACGAGGCGAGGGGCTCGGAGCAGTGGAGGACATCGCCGTGGAGACAGTGGTAGTCGAAGTCCCTATCAGTCTCCCAGCCAACTGCCCCACAGTCCTTCCCCTGCTCACACAGGGTCCCAGCCTTCTGCCACCACCGTCTCTGACAAGCTGAGAAA GCCTGACACTCCGGGTGGTAAAGAGACGGGAGCTGCCAAAGTCA CTCAAGATGACCCCACAGGAGCGACTGAAGCTACGAATGCAGAAGGCGCTCAACAAGCAGT CCAAGGCGGATAA